The proteins below come from a single Streptomyces spongiicola genomic window:
- a CDS encoding sialidase family protein, whose translation MTTTPATRRTPLVIGAAVVLLVGALAASLYACDRLGGDREPTARQWTYLPIDEVPVQGAPFHPQFLSSDGQTMVAVGNALDKGDTSPDLNAWYTTDGLQWQTGDLISHSRAPGEYSLVSGLTHWGGGFFAVGARTSTQGVRSWLGTTAWRSPDGKNWQRVSIPPHDGSLFNLPTLYSDSVNVYSNLGGSTMWRLTPDGSEWEEFPLQGLELCSYEHDAGPGGPGLVAYGHCSDDIPGETVEAGAEPRIRPAILTIDERGEVNEVSSRIRPRLLYETAGVARNGETLVAAGFADLDDATGSSSGAGSEGGDTGPGDGAGPGGDTGPGEDAGAGEDNGPGEDTGPGEDTAGNMRLVVARSLDGGVSWSPATPLPVEPPALPNSAMVDRMVHADGSFLALGRVILLNKSHPTIWESKDGQEWSSRRLPTFGDEGLLSSAATIKGHTVVLAALGTGNAAVKGLFVDFAVRSDTTAPDLSPTPEATPASDPVALLGTWRGNVSSPDGSQERAVSLTITRAPGRGPVTSDSLSGKIVVGNLATCTAQLGKPTQPPGRPLTFGVPSPSFWPETMLSGRRPYCPNAFEIQLEAGDQLQWSGNGGFTGTLTRPGADGQDSSEEPG comes from the coding sequence GTGACCACCACTCCGGCCACGCGAAGGACCCCGCTGGTGATCGGCGCCGCCGTGGTCCTCCTGGTGGGCGCCCTCGCAGCATCGCTCTACGCCTGCGACCGACTGGGCGGAGACAGGGAACCCACCGCCCGTCAGTGGACCTACCTCCCGATAGACGAGGTACCCGTCCAGGGCGCCCCCTTCCATCCGCAGTTCCTGAGCAGCGACGGACAGACCATGGTTGCCGTCGGAAACGCCCTCGACAAGGGTGACACCAGCCCGGACCTGAACGCCTGGTACACCACCGACGGGCTGCAATGGCAGACCGGTGACCTCATCTCCCACAGTCGCGCCCCAGGTGAGTACTCCTTGGTCTCCGGACTGACCCACTGGGGCGGAGGGTTCTTCGCCGTGGGCGCGCGCACCAGCACCCAGGGGGTGCGTAGCTGGCTGGGAACGACCGCCTGGCGTTCCCCGGACGGGAAGAACTGGCAACGCGTCAGTATTCCCCCGCACGACGGTTCCCTCTTCAACCTGCCCACGCTGTACTCCGACAGCGTCAACGTCTACTCGAACCTCGGCGGAAGCACCATGTGGAGGCTGACACCGGACGGCTCGGAGTGGGAGGAGTTCCCTCTCCAGGGCCTCGAACTCTGCTCCTACGAGCACGACGCCGGCCCGGGCGGGCCGGGCCTCGTCGCCTACGGCCACTGCTCCGACGACATCCCCGGCGAGACAGTCGAGGCCGGGGCCGAACCGCGTATCCGGCCGGCAATCCTCACCATTGACGAGCGGGGTGAGGTGAACGAGGTGAGTTCCCGAATCCGTCCACGGCTGCTCTACGAGACCGCCGGGGTCGCCAGGAACGGTGAGACCCTGGTGGCGGCGGGATTCGCGGACCTTGATGACGCCACGGGGTCCTCAAGTGGAGCGGGATCAGAAGGTGGTGACACCGGGCCGGGTGACGGCGCCGGACCGGGTGGTGACACCGGACCAGGAGAGGACGCCGGAGCGGGAGAGGACAACGGGCCGGGAGAGGACACCGGACCGGGAGAGGACACCGCCGGCAACATGCGGCTGGTCGTCGCGCGTTCACTCGACGGCGGCGTGAGCTGGTCTCCCGCCACCCCGCTGCCGGTGGAGCCGCCCGCCCTGCCCAATTCCGCGATGGTTGACCGCATGGTCCACGCGGACGGCTCCTTCCTGGCGCTGGGCAGGGTCATCCTCCTCAACAAGTCCCATCCGACGATCTGGGAGTCGAAGGACGGCCAGGAGTGGTCCTCCCGGCGGCTCCCGACCTTCGGCGACGAGGGACTGCTCAGTTCCGCCGCGACCATCAAGGGCCACACGGTGGTCCTCGCCGCCCTGGGCACCGGCAACGCCGCCGTCAAGGGACTCTTCGTGGACTTCGCGGTCCGCTCCGACACCACCGCACCGGACCTCTCACCCACGCCCGAGGCGACCCCCGCCAGCGACCCGGTCGCCCTGCTCGGCACCTGGCGGGGAAACGTCAGCAGCCCCGACGGATCACAGGAACGCGCCGTCTCCCTGACCATCACCCGCGCGCCGGGCCGTGGCCCGGTCACATCCGACTCGCTGAGCGGGAAGATCGTCGTCGGAAACCTGGCCACCTGCACCGCACAACTCGGGAAACCGACCCAACCCCCCGGCAGACCCCTCACGTTCGGTGTGCCCTCACCGTCCTTCTGGCCGGAGACCATGCTCAGCGGCCGCCGCCCCTACTGCCCGAACGCCTTCGAAATCCAGCTGGAAGCCGGCGATCAGCTCCAGTGGTCCGGGAACGGCGGATTCACCGGAACCCTGACCCGCCCCGGGGCCGACGGCCAGGACAGCTCGGAGGAACCGGGCTGA
- a CDS encoding SMI1/KNR4 family protein: MGVSLPQDLRAWLLQNNPDLPEDDVDDDVACCGYAGFPDETSFFLGIRAMEKLYANHPLSGGGEWREEWIPFLSDRDSWAGRFIDARDGRIGRWFVGAPTVTGEYASLAHYFDSVAEMLTRIGAGDYPVCSVVDGRLVWS, translated from the coding sequence ATGGGTGTCTCATTGCCTCAGGACCTGCGGGCGTGGCTGCTGCAGAACAACCCGGATCTTCCCGAGGACGATGTGGACGACGACGTGGCCTGCTGCGGTTACGCCGGGTTCCCGGACGAGACGAGCTTCTTTCTGGGCATCCGGGCGATGGAGAAGCTCTACGCGAACCACCCCTTGTCCGGTGGGGGCGAGTGGCGCGAGGAGTGGATCCCGTTCCTGTCGGATCGGGACAGCTGGGCGGGACGGTTCATCGACGCGAGGGACGGACGTATCGGCAGATGGTTCGTTGGTGCGCCCACGGTCACCGGCGAGTACGCGTCACTGGCTCACTACTTCGACTCCGTGGCGGAGATGCTGACGAGGATCGGCGCGGGGGACTATCCGGTCTGTTCCGTTGTCGATGGGCGACTTGTCTGGTCGTGA
- the sodN gene encoding superoxide dismutase, Ni, which translates to MLSRLFAPKVKVSAHCDLPCGVYDPAQARIEAESVKAVQEKMAANDDPHYQSRATVIKEQRAELAKHHVSVLWSDYFKPPHFEKYPELHQLVNETLKALSAAKASTDPKTGEKALELIAEIDRIFWETKKA; encoded by the coding sequence ATGCTCTCCCGCCTGTTTGCCCCCAAGGTGAAGGTCAGCGCACACTGCGACCTGCCCTGCGGCGTCTACGACCCGGCCCAGGCCCGTATCGAGGCCGAGTCGGTCAAGGCCGTGCAGGAGAAGATGGCCGCCAACGACGACCCGCACTACCAGTCCCGTGCCACGGTGATCAAGGAGCAGCGCGCGGAGCTCGCCAAGCACCACGTGTCGGTGCTCTGGAGCGACTACTTCAAGCCCCCGCACTTCGAGAAGTACCCGGAGCTGCACCAGCTGGTCAACGAGACCCTCAAGGCGCTCTCCGCGGCCAAGGCCTCGACCGACCCGAAGACGGGCGAGAAGGCCCTGGAGCTCATCGCCGAGATCGACCGGATCTTCTGGGAGACCAAGAAGGCCTGA
- the sodX gene encoding nickel-type superoxide dismutase maturation protease, translating into MTGLGREPGAPFGVAEVTGPSMLPALAHGDRLLVHYGAAVRAGEVAVLRHPLQQDLLIVKRVAERREEGWWVLGDNPYAEGDSRVFGAVPDDLVLGRVRARYRPRPRGPRSALGLLVWAFSAVRPVLSDRSVSRRLRAR; encoded by the coding sequence ATGACGGGGCTGGGCCGGGAGCCGGGTGCGCCCTTCGGAGTCGCGGAGGTGACCGGGCCCTCCATGCTCCCCGCGCTGGCGCACGGGGACCGGCTGCTGGTGCACTACGGCGCCGCCGTGCGGGCCGGGGAGGTGGCCGTGCTGCGGCATCCGCTTCAGCAGGACCTGCTGATCGTGAAGCGGGTGGCGGAGCGGCGCGAGGAGGGCTGGTGGGTGCTGGGGGACAACCCGTACGCCGAAGGGGACAGCCGGGTGTTCGGCGCGGTGCCCGACGATCTGGTGCTGGGCCGGGTGCGGGCGCGCTACCGTCCCCGTCCGCGGGGTCCGAGGTCGGCGCTCGGGCTGCTGGTGTGGGCGTTCTCCGCGGTGCGGCCCGTGCTGTCGGACCGCTCGGTCTCCAGGCGCTTGCGGGCCCGGTAG
- a CDS encoding CGNR zinc finger domain-containing protein → MELASYSDYAVRLVNTEEPARGKDALTSVEAVRELFGASPMARRATDADVTRFRSVRTRLRAVFTAADSGDQTQAVDLLNSLLLDFPVSPQVSGHDFLDEEGRPRWHMHLADHPSNATSGYAAIAAMGLAFHLTEYGVDRLGLCQAAPCRNAYLDTSTNRSRRYCSDRCATRANVAAYRARKRLETERSDSTGRTAENAHTSSPSADLGPRGRGR, encoded by the coding sequence GTGGAACTGGCCTCTTACTCGGATTACGCCGTGCGTCTGGTCAACACCGAGGAGCCGGCCCGCGGCAAGGACGCGCTCACATCGGTGGAAGCCGTCCGCGAACTCTTCGGCGCGTCCCCGATGGCGCGCCGGGCCACCGACGCGGACGTCACCCGGTTCCGGTCGGTGCGGACCAGGCTCCGGGCGGTCTTCACCGCCGCGGACTCGGGCGACCAGACCCAGGCCGTCGACCTGCTCAACTCACTGCTCCTGGACTTCCCGGTGAGCCCGCAGGTCTCCGGCCACGACTTCCTCGACGAGGAGGGCCGGCCGCGCTGGCACATGCACCTCGCCGACCACCCGTCCAACGCGACCTCCGGCTACGCCGCGATCGCCGCCATGGGACTCGCCTTCCACCTCACCGAGTACGGCGTCGACCGGCTCGGCCTCTGCCAGGCCGCGCCCTGCCGCAACGCCTACCTGGACACGTCCACGAACCGCTCGCGCCGCTACTGCTCCGACCGCTGCGCCACCCGCGCCAACGTGGCCGCCTACCGGGCCCGCAAGCGCCTGGAGACCGAGCGGTCCGACAGCACGGGCCGCACCGCGGAGAACGCCCACACCAGCAGCCCGAGCGCCGACCTCGGACCCCGCGGACGGGGACGGTAG
- a CDS encoding class I SAM-dependent methyltransferase, with amino-acid sequence MTESAAATGTDWRAWQDSWDRQQEWYMPDREERFRVMLDMVEAFAGPEPRVLDLACGTGSITDRLLKRFPKAESVGVDLDPALLTIAEGYFAGDRRVTLVTADLADPDWTAALPYSEYDAVLTATALHWLRAEPLAALYGQLADLVADGGVFMNADHMRDDTTPRVNAAERAHRQAARDRAKAAGALDWADWWALAAADPVLSGPTARRFEIYGEHAEGDIPSVRWHADTLRAGGFAEARPVWASPSDALVLALR; translated from the coding sequence ATGACCGAGAGCGCGGCCGCGACCGGAACCGACTGGCGGGCCTGGCAGGACAGCTGGGACCGCCAGCAGGAGTGGTACATGCCCGACCGCGAGGAGCGGTTCCGGGTGATGCTGGACATGGTCGAGGCCTTCGCCGGCCCCGAGCCGAGGGTCCTGGACCTCGCCTGCGGCACGGGGAGTATCACGGACAGACTGCTCAAGCGCTTCCCGAAGGCGGAGAGCGTCGGCGTCGACCTCGACCCCGCCCTGCTGACCATCGCCGAGGGGTACTTCGCCGGGGACCGGCGCGTCACCCTCGTCACCGCCGACCTCGCGGACCCGGACTGGACCGCGGCCCTCCCGTACTCCGAGTACGACGCCGTACTGACCGCCACCGCGCTGCACTGGCTGCGCGCCGAGCCCCTCGCCGCCCTCTACGGGCAGCTCGCCGACCTGGTCGCGGACGGGGGCGTCTTCATGAACGCCGACCATATGAGGGACGACACCACCCCGCGCGTCAACGCGGCCGAGCGCGCCCACCGGCAGGCCGCCAGGGACCGGGCCAAGGCCGCGGGGGCGCTCGACTGGGCCGACTGGTGGGCCCTGGCGGCCGCGGACCCCGTCCTGTCCGGTCCCACCGCCCGGCGCTTCGAGATCTACGGAGAGCACGCGGAGGGCGACATTCCGTCCGTCCGGTGGCACGCCGACACCCTGCGCGCCGGGGGCTTCGCCGAGGCGCGGCCGGTGTGGGCGTCGCCCTCCGACGCGCTGGTGCTCGCGCTGAGGTGA
- a CDS encoding amino acid ABC transporter ATP-binding protein, with translation MTAMVKAEGVHKSFGHIEVLKGIDLEVAPREVFCLIGPSGSGKSTFLRCINHLEKINAGRLWVDGELVGYRQKGAKLYELRDSEVALKRRDIGMVFQRFNLFPHMTAVENVMEAPVQVKGESKAVARERALKLLDRVGLSDRAGNYPSQLSGGQQQRVAIARALAMEPKLMLFDEPTSALDPELVGDVLDVMRGLAEDGMTMVVVTHEMGFAREVGDSLVFMDGGVVVESGNPRDVLTNPQHDRTKAFLSKVL, from the coding sequence ATGACCGCCATGGTCAAGGCCGAAGGCGTCCACAAGTCGTTCGGCCACATCGAAGTCCTCAAGGGCATCGACCTCGAAGTCGCCCCCCGCGAGGTGTTCTGCCTGATCGGGCCCTCGGGCTCGGGCAAGTCCACCTTCCTGCGCTGCATCAACCACCTCGAGAAGATCAACGCGGGGCGGCTCTGGGTGGACGGCGAACTCGTCGGCTACCGCCAGAAGGGCGCCAAGCTCTACGAGCTCAGGGACAGCGAGGTCGCGCTCAAGCGCCGCGACATCGGCATGGTGTTCCAGCGGTTCAACCTCTTCCCCCACATGACCGCCGTCGAGAACGTCATGGAAGCACCCGTGCAGGTGAAGGGCGAGAGCAAGGCCGTCGCCCGCGAGCGGGCCCTGAAGCTGCTGGACCGCGTCGGACTGTCCGACCGGGCCGGGAACTACCCCTCCCAGCTCTCCGGCGGGCAGCAGCAGCGCGTCGCCATCGCCCGCGCGCTGGCGATGGAGCCCAAGCTGATGCTCTTCGACGAGCCCACCAGCGCCCTCGACCCCGAACTCGTCGGCGACGTCCTCGACGTCATGCGCGGCCTCGCCGAGGACGGCATGACGATGGTGGTCGTCACCCACGAGATGGGCTTCGCCCGCGAGGTCGGCGACAGCCTGGTGTTCATGGACGGCGGCGTCGTCGTCGAGTCCGGCAACCCCCGCGACGTGCTGACCAACCCCCAGCACGACCGCACCAAGGCCTTCCTCTCCAAGGTGCTGTAA
- a CDS encoding amino acid ABC transporter permease, giving the protein MTVDIDKTGPEDTPPTPEAGPEAIKAIPVRHFGRYVAAVVAIALLAAIVVAFSQGKINWGAIPQNFFDSRIIEGVGNTLLLTALSMAIGIVGGILLAVMRLSKNPVTSSIAWFYIWFFRGTPVLVQLIVWFNLGLVFEFINLGPFYKDEWSDFMTPFLTALLGLGLNEAAYMAEICRAGLLAVDEGQTEASHALGMSHTKTLRRVVIPQAMRVIVPPTGNEVINMLKTTSLVSVVQYSELLRQAQDIGQTSGAPVEMLFLAAAWYLIMTSVLSVGQYYLERYYARGSSRSLPPTPLQKIRATVFSVRRPKGVAA; this is encoded by the coding sequence GTGACTGTCGATATCGACAAGACGGGTCCGGAGGACACTCCGCCGACGCCGGAGGCCGGACCGGAGGCCATCAAGGCCATCCCGGTGCGGCACTTCGGCCGGTACGTCGCCGCCGTCGTGGCGATCGCGCTGCTCGCGGCGATCGTCGTCGCCTTCTCCCAGGGCAAGATCAACTGGGGTGCGATCCCGCAGAACTTCTTCGACTCGCGCATCATCGAAGGCGTCGGGAACACCCTGCTGCTGACCGCCCTGTCGATGGCCATCGGCATCGTCGGCGGCATCCTGCTGGCGGTGATGCGCCTGTCGAAGAACCCGGTGACCTCGTCGATCGCCTGGTTCTACATCTGGTTCTTCCGCGGCACCCCGGTCCTGGTCCAGCTCATCGTCTGGTTCAACCTGGGCCTGGTCTTCGAGTTCATCAACCTCGGGCCGTTCTACAAGGACGAGTGGTCCGACTTCATGACCCCGTTCCTGACCGCGCTGCTCGGCCTGGGGCTGAACGAGGCCGCCTACATGGCCGAGATCTGCCGCGCCGGCCTGCTCGCGGTCGACGAAGGGCAGACCGAGGCCTCGCACGCGCTGGGCATGAGCCACACCAAGACCCTGCGGCGCGTGGTGATCCCCCAGGCCATGCGCGTCATCGTGCCCCCGACGGGCAACGAGGTCATCAACATGCTGAAGACCACCTCGCTGGTGTCGGTGGTCCAGTACTCCGAGTTGCTCCGCCAGGCCCAGGACATCGGCCAGACCTCCGGCGCCCCGGTGGAGATGCTCTTCCTCGCGGCCGCCTGGTACCTGATCATGACCTCGGTGCTGAGCGTCGGCCAGTACTACCTCGAGCGCTACTACGCCCGCGGCTCCAGCCGCAGCCTGCCGCCCACACCCCTGCAGAAGATCAGGGCCACCGTCTTCTCGGTGCGCCGCCCGAAGGGAGTCGCGGCATGA